The nucleotide window AGAGCAATTGTTGGCGGGAATCGGCCACATTCGGGCAGGCGGGATAGCCGAAGGAATAGCGGCTGCCGCGGTAGCGCTGAGCCAACACATCCCTGAGAGGCATGCCATCGGGATCTGCGAAACCACATTCCCGACGGATCCGGGCATGGGTCCACTCCGCCAAAGCCTCAGCCATCTGAACAGCCAGTCCATGGAAGAACAGATAGTCGCTGTAGGAATCTGCTTCAAAAAGCTTCTGAGCGAAGACGGAGGCCTTTTCGCCCATGGTGACGGCCTGCATTGGCAACACATCAGTGGGGTGCCCACTGGAGAGATCGCGATAAAAATCTGCAATGCAGTAGCGATTGCCGCTGCGCTGCCGAGGAAGCGCAAATCGCCCTAGTTCATCGTTTGAATCGGGATCAAAGACAGCAACGGCATTGCCGTCACGGCCACACGGGAAGTAGCCGTAGGCCACAGCTGGTTGCAACAGATCCTCATTCAGCGATCGCTCCAGCCAGGTCTGCAGGATTGGCTCAGCTTTTGCTTTCAGATCTGCTTCGTAGTCTTCCCTCGACTGATCCTTGGCTTTACGCATTTGCCATTGGCCGGCAAACAGCGCTTGACGATCGAGATAGGCAATGACTTCCCTCAAAGGGATCTGTTCAGCACCCTGCAGCACCTTGGAGCCAAGAAATTCAGGACGCAAAGGAGGTTCTTCAGGAACGACATCCGAACGTTCATCTGTTACTGACAGTGCGGCTGCTTCTTCACTGGCTGATGCAGGGCCTCCTTCATTTGAACTCTCCTCGGATGATGGTTCGTTCTCACCTCCGAGGCTGATCCCCTCGGGTGTGCCGTTGAGGAATCCCTTGAGATTGTCCCAGTGCCCCTGCTTGCGCGCATCCACGAAGGCATCCATAAAACGAAGATCAGTGAATGCATCACGCCCGTAAATCACTTTTCCGTTGTAAACATCGCTGCAGTCCTTATTGACAAACCGTGGCGTGAGGGCAGCACCCCCTAAAACCACAGGGACGTCAATCCCAGCATCATTGAAGGCCTGCAAATTATCCTTCATGAAAGCAGTAGATTTCACAAGAAGACCACTCATTGCGATGCAGTCAGCTCCATGCTTCTGTTGAGCTGAAATAATCGCGCCAACATCTTGCTTGATTCCTAAGTTGATGACCTCATAACCGTTATTCGTAAGAATGATGTCAACAAGATTTTTGCCGATGTCGTGAACATCTCCTTTGACTGTGGCGATTAAGAATTTCGCTTTAGCGCTGCGCTTGCCTTCACTTTTTTCCATGTGAGGCTCGAGGAAAGCAACAGCAGCTTTCATCGTTTCAGCAGACTGCAGTACAAATGGAAGTTGCATCTGGCCTGAGCCAAAGAGCTCTCCCACCACCTTCATGCCGTCAAGCAAGAACGTGTTCACAATGTCGAGAGGTGGGTAGGTTTGGAGCCCTTCGTTGAGCGCATCCTCGAGGCCAATCCTCTCTCCATCGATGATGTGTTGCTTGAGCCTTTCTTCAACAGGGAGATCAGCAAGTGAAGGGCCTGAGGCCCTTGCATCCTTTGCGCTGACGCCTTCGAACAACGTCGTGAGCTTGGTCAGCGGATCATAAATGCAGGCGTCGCCGTCAAAGCGACGCGTGTCATTGATCAAATCGCGGCACACCTGCTGATGATCGGCGTCAATTTTGACAAGCGGGAGAATTTTCGCTGGTGAAACGATGGCAGCGTCCATGCCCGCCTCACAGCAGTCGTGAAGAAACACTGAATTGAGGGTGATTCGGGCAGCTGGAGACAGACCGAAACTCACATTGGAGACACCGAGAACGACATGAACTCCAGGAAGTTCACTACGAATACGACGTATTGCAGCGATGGTCTCTGCACCGTTGCGACGATCCTCCTCGATTCCGGTTGAAATAGGGAGTGCAAGAGGGTCGTAAAAAATCTCTCTTGCGGGGATTCCGAATTCAACGGCATCGCGATAAGCACGCTTGGCAATGGCAACCTTCTTTTCAGCAGTTCGAGCCATTCCGTCTTCATCGATCGTACCGATTACCACACCGGCTCCATACCGCCTTGCCAGCTCGAGCACCTTGAAGAAGCGTTCAT belongs to Synechococcus sp. WH 7805 and includes:
- the metH gene encoding methionine synthase, with translation MQAVQSKPGTATSRFLQRLHDPSKPVLVFDGATGTSLQQMDLTADDFGGEALEGCNENLVITRPDAVQAVHRLFLDAGCDVIETDTFGAASVVLAEYGLENQAFELNRRAAELAREMADQYSSERKPRFVAGSMGPTTKLPTLGHIDFDTLRDSFKEQAAGLLAGDVDLFIIETCQDVLQIKAALQGVEAAFHASGQRRPLMVSVTMETTGTMLVGSDIAAVVSILEPFPIDVLGLNCATGPEQMKEHIKYLSEYSPFVVSCIPNAGLPENIGGVAHYRLTPLELKMQLMHFVEDLGVQVIGGCCGTTPAHIKALSEISEELKPAQRDVRTRHLERQQLRYEPAASSIYGATPYFQDNSFLIIGERLNASGSKKVRELLNEEDWDGLIAVARGQVKENAHVLDVNVDYVGRDGEKDMHELVTRVVTNVNLPLMLDSTEWQKMEAGLKVAGGKCILNSTNYEDGDERFFKVLELARRYGAGVVIGTIDEDGMARTAEKKVAIAKRAYRDAVEFGIPAREIFYDPLALPISTGIEEDRRNGAETIAAIRRIRSELPGVHVVLGVSNVSFGLSPAARITLNSVFLHDCCEAGMDAAIVSPAKILPLVKIDADHQQVCRDLINDTRRFDGDACIYDPLTKLTTLFEGVSAKDARASGPSLADLPVEERLKQHIIDGERIGLEDALNEGLQTYPPLDIVNTFLLDGMKVVGELFGSGQMQLPFVLQSAETMKAAVAFLEPHMEKSEGKRSAKAKFLIATVKGDVHDIGKNLVDIILTNNGYEVINLGIKQDVGAIISAQQKHGADCIAMSGLLVKSTAFMKDNLQAFNDAGIDVPVVLGGAALTPRFVNKDCSDVYNGKVIYGRDAFTDLRFMDAFVDARKQGHWDNLKGFLNGTPEGISLGGENEPSSEESSNEGGPASASEEAAALSVTDERSDVVPEEPPLRPEFLGSKVLQGAEQIPLREVIAYLDRQALFAGQWQMRKAKDQSREDYEADLKAKAEPILQTWLERSLNEDLLQPAVAYGYFPCGRDGNAVAVFDPDSNDELGRFALPRQRSGNRYCIADFYRDLSSGHPTDVLPMQAVTMGEKASVFAQKLFEADSYSDYLFFHGLAVQMAEALAEWTHARIRRECGFADPDGMPLRDVLAQRYRGSRYSFGYPACPNVADSRQQLLWLGAERIGLSMDESDQLHPEQSTTALVALHSVARYFSA